In one window of Frigoriglobus tundricola DNA:
- a CDS encoding HD domain-containing phosphohydrolase yields the protein MQTPRVVLSLAGGNQIPRTWSSSCHLRIGRLAELEIALDDLSVSRLHAEVLLADDGWVVRDRGSSNGTILNGVRIGRTPQRIRQGDLIQVGNLTFKVEHIEVRPVTVRIGTQTVQVEAAARRTWSEAVDAFEPPAAPGYNEKGFLRLLRGGYRLAQSTRSGDLLQDVLNDAVSFFGARRGGVFLVDEVTGHLAVRCYSARSGGTAPQRPPGKTLATVAFRGRQSLLFADRTEAAKYAADSALRGDMYSVVCAVLRAPDRELGVLHLDRGPDDAPFTEADLHLADSLAAAVALGLDRQQLVERHEALFLQTVTALAQAVEMRDEYTGNHTQRVTAYALMLAEEMGLPEDVRRQLRVATLLHDIGKIAIDDQILRKPGRLSDGEFESMKSHVLRGGEIVQMIPGLAWALPVVRGHHERWDGRGYPDGLAGEEIPITARVVAVADAFDAMTSDRPYRAGMPAARAFAELQNGAGTHFDPACVAAFFRIRPRLEALLEKEAAERRFTETGSHTVSRHELERERKALMDDGTVSIPTIAVAKDPAASPAESAQG from the coding sequence GCGCATCGGGCGGCTCGCGGAGCTGGAAATCGCGCTGGACGACCTCTCGGTCAGCCGGTTACACGCGGAGGTGCTGCTGGCCGACGACGGGTGGGTGGTGCGCGACCGCGGCAGCTCGAACGGCACGATCCTGAACGGCGTGCGGATCGGCCGCACGCCCCAGCGCATCCGCCAGGGCGACCTCATTCAGGTGGGCAACCTGACCTTCAAGGTCGAACACATCGAGGTGCGCCCGGTGACGGTGCGCATCGGGACGCAGACGGTGCAGGTGGAAGCGGCGGCGCGGCGGACGTGGAGCGAGGCGGTGGACGCGTTCGAGCCGCCCGCGGCCCCCGGGTACAACGAGAAGGGGTTCCTGCGGCTGCTCCGCGGCGGCTACCGCCTGGCCCAATCGACGCGGTCCGGCGATCTGCTGCAAGACGTGCTGAACGACGCCGTCTCGTTCTTCGGCGCCCGCCGCGGCGGCGTGTTCCTGGTGGACGAGGTGACCGGCCACCTCGCGGTGCGGTGCTATTCCGCCAGGTCCGGCGGCACGGCCCCGCAGCGCCCGCCGGGCAAGACGCTGGCGACGGTGGCGTTCCGGGGCCGCCAGTCGCTCCTGTTCGCGGACCGCACCGAGGCCGCCAAGTACGCGGCGGACAGCGCCCTCCGCGGGGACATGTACTCGGTCGTGTGCGCCGTGCTCCGGGCGCCGGACCGGGAGCTCGGGGTGCTGCACCTGGACCGCGGGCCGGACGACGCGCCGTTCACCGAGGCCGACCTGCACCTGGCCGACTCGCTGGCCGCCGCCGTCGCGCTGGGCCTGGACCGGCAGCAACTGGTGGAGCGGCACGAGGCGCTGTTCCTCCAGACGGTCACCGCGCTGGCCCAGGCCGTCGAAATGCGCGACGAGTACACCGGCAACCACACCCAGCGGGTGACCGCCTACGCGCTCATGCTGGCCGAGGAGATGGGGCTGCCGGAGGACGTGCGGCGGCAGCTGCGGGTGGCGACGCTGCTGCACGACATCGGCAAGATCGCCATCGACGACCAGATCCTGCGCAAGCCCGGCCGGCTCTCGGACGGGGAGTTCGAGAGCATGAAGTCGCACGTGCTGCGCGGCGGGGAGATCGTGCAGATGATCCCCGGGCTGGCGTGGGCGCTGCCGGTGGTCCGCGGGCACCACGAGCGGTGGGACGGGCGCGGGTACCCGGACGGGCTGGCCGGAGAAGAGATCCCGATCACCGCGCGCGTGGTCGCGGTCGCCGACGCGTTCGACGCCATGACCTCGGACCGCCCGTACCGGGCGGGGATGCCCGCCGCGCGGGCGTTCGCCGAGCTCCAGAACGGGGCCGGCACGCACTTCGACCCGGCGTGCGTGGCCGCGTTCTTCCGCATCCGCCCGCGGCTCGAAGCGCTGCTGGAGAAGGAGGCGGCCGAGCGGCGGTTCACCGAGACCGGGAGCCACACCGTTTCGCGTCACGAACTGGAACGCGAGCGGAAGGCCCTGATGGACGACGGCACCGTTTCGATCCCGACGATCGCGGTGGCCAAGGACCCGGCCGCGAGCCCGGCCGAAAGCGCGCAGGGCTAG
- a CDS encoding FAD-binding oxidoreductase produces MRHHRADRGDRLPGPRHDHHRARGDHRRRARAELAKEGQWLPVDVPAPDRATLGGAVAVNASGPRRFGYGTLRDYVIGISFVTDDGVEVKAGGRVVKNVAGYDLMKLQIGALGTLGVVSQLTLKVKPKPEAAAAVAFGCAPAALARVLDGIAASKTRPVAVELLNRAAVRVSGGTLAGSDAEWVVYVGFEDKTAAVRWQVTTLLDELKSAPVRDVAESSDTAAIAGITALQHRPESRFIGKLSTLPSELAEAVLKLPPALPLHAHAMSGVAWLHADEALPDGVVVRRSPVERKKALSLGGAPPAGWELMRHIKRTLDPDNVFNPGRLFGDV; encoded by the coding sequence GTGCGACACCACCGCGCTGACCGGGGTGATCGACTACCCGGCCCGCGACATGACCATCACCGTGCGCGCGGGGACCACCGTCGCCGCGCGCGCGCGGAGCTGGCGAAGGAGGGGCAGTGGCTGCCGGTGGACGTGCCCGCGCCCGACCGGGCCACGCTCGGCGGGGCGGTCGCGGTGAACGCGAGCGGCCCGCGGCGCTTCGGGTACGGGACCCTTCGCGATTACGTCATCGGGATCTCGTTCGTCACCGACGACGGCGTGGAGGTGAAGGCCGGCGGGCGCGTGGTGAAGAACGTGGCCGGCTACGACCTGATGAAGTTGCAGATCGGCGCGCTGGGCACGCTCGGCGTGGTTTCGCAACTGACCCTGAAGGTGAAGCCGAAGCCGGAGGCGGCGGCCGCGGTCGCGTTCGGCTGCGCCCCCGCGGCCCTCGCGCGCGTGCTGGACGGGATCGCGGCGAGCAAAACGCGCCCGGTCGCGGTGGAGCTTCTGAACCGCGCCGCGGTGCGCGTGAGCGGCGGGACCCTCGCGGGTTCGGACGCGGAATGGGTCGTCTACGTCGGCTTCGAGGACAAGACCGCTGCGGTGCGGTGGCAGGTCACGACGTTGCTCGACGAGTTGAAAAGTGCGCCGGTGCGCGACGTGGCGGAGTCGAGTGATACGGCGGCCATTGCGGGCATCACCGCGTTACAGCACCGACCGGAATCGCGGTTCATTGGCAAGCTGTCGACGCTCCCGAGCGAGCTGGCCGAGGCGGTCCTGAAACTGCCGCCCGCCTTGCCGCTCCACGCTCACGCCATGAGCGGCGTCGCGTGGCTGCACGCCGACGAGGCGCTGCCGGACGGTGTGGTCGTCCGGCGGTCCCCCGTCGAGCGGAAGAAGGCCCTCTCGCTAGGGGGCGCGCCGCCGGCCGGCTGGGAGCTGATGCGACACATCAAGCGCACGCTCGATCCGGATAATGTGTTCAACCCCGGCCGGTTGTTCGGGGACGTCTAG
- a CDS encoding (Fe-S)-binding protein produces the protein MSSTATPQKTALPVVPSGPAGACPTAGPQIDYELVLDCVHCGLCTSSCPTYVETSNEADSPRGRIYLMRGVIDGTLELDEDVKRHLDLCLNCRACETACPSGVQYGRILEPFRAFMAEREPGRQVAALNALQKFLLFHVFPYRLRNRVSLAPARLMQWSGLDWLAETSGLMGLVPQSLRGMKQMLPDLKPHYGQLPEVLEPVGRPRARVALFLGCVADALYPETNYATAKVLQANGCEVWIPRAQGCCGALHYHASEEGPAREFAAANCEAFGATDAARFEALDAIVTNAAGCGYQLKDYAHMMNADPHAPGTQKEAAARFQSKVRDISEFLMELGPVKPAHPLRVKATYHDACHLRHAQQIFKQPRALLEMIPGLELVPLPESELCCGAAGSYNLTQPEMADRLGKRKTTNIAATGARALFTGNVGCLMQITRHLKALDPGVWCAHPVDALWASYSGVMPKELE, from the coding sequence ATGTCTTCCACCGCCACCCCACAGAAGACCGCGCTGCCCGTCGTCCCCTCCGGCCCGGCGGGGGCGTGTCCGACCGCCGGGCCGCAGATCGACTACGAACTGGTTCTCGACTGCGTCCACTGCGGCCTGTGCACCTCGAGTTGCCCGACTTACGTGGAAACGTCCAACGAGGCGGACTCGCCCCGCGGGCGCATCTACCTCATGCGCGGCGTGATCGACGGCACCCTGGAGCTCGACGAGGACGTGAAGCGGCACCTCGACCTGTGCCTCAACTGCCGCGCGTGCGAGACCGCGTGTCCGTCGGGGGTACAGTACGGCCGCATCCTGGAGCCGTTCCGCGCGTTCATGGCGGAGCGGGAACCCGGGCGCCAGGTGGCGGCGCTGAACGCCCTGCAAAAGTTCCTCTTGTTCCACGTGTTCCCGTACCGGCTGCGGAACCGCGTCTCGCTCGCCCCGGCCCGGCTCATGCAGTGGAGCGGCCTCGACTGGCTGGCCGAGACGAGCGGCCTGATGGGCCTGGTGCCGCAGTCGCTCCGCGGCATGAAGCAGATGCTCCCGGACCTGAAGCCGCACTACGGCCAGTTGCCCGAGGTGCTGGAACCGGTGGGCCGGCCGCGGGCGCGGGTGGCCCTGTTCCTCGGCTGCGTGGCCGACGCGCTCTACCCCGAAACGAACTACGCCACCGCGAAGGTGCTGCAAGCGAACGGGTGCGAGGTGTGGATCCCGCGCGCCCAGGGGTGCTGCGGCGCGCTGCACTACCACGCGTCGGAGGAGGGGCCGGCGCGGGAGTTCGCCGCCGCCAACTGCGAGGCGTTCGGCGCCACCGACGCGGCCCGGTTCGAGGCGCTCGACGCGATCGTCACGAACGCGGCCGGGTGCGGCTACCAGCTCAAGGACTACGCGCACATGATGAACGCGGACCCGCACGCGCCCGGGACGCAGAAGGAGGCCGCGGCCCGCTTCCAGAGCAAGGTGCGCGACATCAGCGAGTTCCTCATGGAACTCGGACCGGTGAAGCCGGCGCACCCCCTCCGGGTCAAGGCGACGTACCACGACGCCTGCCACCTGCGGCACGCCCAGCAGATCTTCAAACAACCGCGGGCGCTGCTCGAAATGATTCCCGGCCTGGAACTGGTCCCGCTCCCCGAGAGCGAACTGTGCTGCGGCGCCGCCGGCAGTTACAACCTGACCCAGCCCGAAATGGCCGACCGCCTGGGCAAGCGGAAGACGACGAACATCGCCGCGACCGGGGCACGGGCGCTGTTTACGGGTAACGTTGGGTGCCTGATGCAGATCACCCGGCACCTGAAGGCGCTCGACCCGGGCGTGTGGTGCGCGCACCCCGTCGACGCCCTGTGGGCGAGCTACTCGGGCGTGATGCCGAAAGAGCTGGAATAG
- a CDS encoding Flp family type IVb pilin has product MISLRRAARWTADFLKAEDGPTAVEYAVMLALIVVACLAAITSFGQNANSTFSYVGSAIRVK; this is encoded by the coding sequence ATGATCAGCCTGCGCCGTGCCGCCCGCTGGACCGCCGACTTCCTGAAGGCGGAAGACGGCCCGACGGCCGTTGAATACGCCGTCATGCTGGCCCTCATCGTGGTGGCCTGCCTCGCCGCCATCACCTCGTTCGGTCAGAACGCGAACTCGACGTTCAGCTACGTCGGCTCGGCGATCCGGGTGAAGTGA
- a CDS encoding YciE/YciF ferroxidase family protein, which yields MSLDSLHDLYVDELKDLYNAENQLLKALPKLAKSATAPELKAAFTEHLEVTRKQVERLEQIFTALETSPKGKKCKAMEGLIEEGKDVLEEDGEPAVIDAALIACAQRVEHYEMAGYGCVRTFAKLLGYEDAEALLQETLDEEGEADKKLTELAETVINLEANDAEGEEEGDEDDDEGGDEPEVPPKRGKTSPKAGSKK from the coding sequence ATGTCACTGGACTCACTACACGACCTGTACGTGGACGAGTTGAAGGACCTTTACAACGCCGAGAACCAGCTCCTCAAGGCGCTTCCCAAGCTCGCGAAGAGTGCCACTGCCCCGGAGCTGAAGGCGGCGTTCACCGAGCACCTGGAAGTCACCCGCAAGCAGGTCGAGCGGCTGGAACAGATCTTCACCGCTCTCGAAACCAGCCCGAAGGGGAAGAAGTGCAAGGCGATGGAGGGGCTGATCGAAGAAGGGAAGGACGTGCTCGAAGAGGACGGCGAGCCGGCCGTCATTGACGCCGCGCTGATCGCGTGCGCGCAGCGGGTCGAGCACTATGAGATGGCCGGGTACGGGTGCGTGCGGACGTTCGCCAAGCTGCTCGGCTACGAGGACGCCGAGGCGCTGCTCCAGGAGACGCTGGACGAGGAGGGCGAGGCCGACAAGAAGCTGACCGAACTGGCCGAGACCGTCATCAACCTCGAAGCCAATGATGCGGAGGGCGAGGAGGAAGGAGATGAGGACGATGACGAGGGCGGTGACGAACCCGAGGTCCCGCCGAAACGCGGGAAGACGTCGCCGAAGGCGGGCAGCAAGAAGTAA